The following coding sequences lie in one Mesorhizobium sp. DCY119 genomic window:
- a CDS encoding L,D-transpeptidase, translating into MYKAMLFAITLVLSGAPVQAMADNLVARVSVSSQTMTVSKQGRVIHTWRVSTARKGFSTPRGSWRPTRMHRMWYSRKYEMSPMPYSVFFRGGYAIHGTGYVKQLGRPASHGCVRLATSNAAQFYSLVREMGPGNTRIIVTN; encoded by the coding sequence ATGTACAAAGCAATGCTTTTCGCGATTACGCTTGTGCTTTCTGGTGCGCCAGTTCAGGCCATGGCAGATAATCTTGTGGCCAGGGTCAGTGTCTCGTCGCAGACGATGACGGTCAGTAAACAGGGCCGTGTCATCCACACCTGGAGAGTATCGACCGCTCGGAAGGGCTTTTCCACACCACGAGGAAGCTGGCGGCCGACGCGCATGCACCGCATGTGGTACTCGCGCAAATACGAGATGTCGCCGATGCCTTACTCGGTATTCTTCCGCGGTGGCTATGCCATCCATGGCACCGGCTACGTCAAGCAGCTCGGGCGGCCGGCATCGCATGGCTGTGTGCGCCTCGCGACCTCGAACGCGGCGCAGTTCTATTCCCTGGTCAGGGAAATGGGGCCGGGCAACACGCGGATCATCGTCACCAACTGA
- a CDS encoding molybdopterin oxidoreductase family protein → MTSEPRLALSTPVADEVRKTTCYMCACRCGINVHIKDGKIRYIEGNRDHPVNRGVLCAKGSAGIMQHYAPARLRAPLKRTGPRGSGEFQEISWEEALTIATGWLDGVRHDDPKKLAFFTGRDQSQSLTGFWAQQFGTPNYAAHGGFCSVNMAAGGIMTIGGAFWEFGAPDWDRTKLFVMFGVAEDHDSNPIKMGIAKVKKNGARFVSVNPVRTGYSAVADNWIGIRPGTDGLLILAVVHELLKARKIDVDYLVRYSNAPWLVIDAPGTAEHGLFARDADGKPLIFETVTERAVPVGTKGARPGLSGRHELPDGRFAVPSFQLLAEKYLDPKYAPEAASVETGVAVDVIRGLAAEIARVAFDEAITVEQPWTDVHGERHHHFVGRPVSFHAMRGLSAHSNGFQTARALHMLQVLIGAVDCPGAFRFEPPYPKPLEAHPTPHGKAEHFGSAKPLSGPHLGFPRGPEDLLIDAEGKPTRIDKAFSWDAPISAHGLMHMVIANAHAGDPYPIDVLFLYMANMAWNSSMNTAGVMKMLEDRDPETGEYRIPKIIYSDAYASEMVAYADLVLPDTTYLERHDCISLLDRPISEPDAVQDAIRWPVVEPDRDVRGFQSVLIDLGSRLKLPAFVDSRGTAIYKDYADYIVRHERRPGIGPLAGFRGLNGDKAGRGAANPDQLKRYIENGSFFSAHIPLEAQFFKHANQAYQDFAVRMGFFDTPQPVTFQLYSEPLQKFRLSAEGLRAPFAPETHRQRILDSFTPLPDWYRPFEEALVDRETYPYHAITQRPAAMYHSWGSMNAWLRQIHTRNPLYVPGPICDEHGLVDGDWVWVISHHGRIKVEIARMEAVNSSTIWTWNAIGKRKGAWGLDENAPEAKKGFLMNHLIHELLPPKGDGMRWSNSDPVTGQAAWYDLRVRIEKAERAQISEPHFPAVAEPGRPHAHVEELRYGQEWTK, encoded by the coding sequence ATGACATCCGAGCCGCGTCTTGCGCTATCGACGCCCGTTGCCGACGAGGTCCGCAAGACCACCTGCTACATGTGCGCCTGCCGTTGCGGCATCAATGTGCATATCAAGGACGGCAAGATCCGCTACATCGAGGGCAACCGCGACCATCCGGTCAATCGCGGCGTGCTCTGTGCCAAGGGTTCGGCCGGCATCATGCAGCATTATGCGCCGGCAAGGCTGCGTGCGCCGCTGAAGCGCACCGGCCCGCGCGGTTCCGGCGAATTCCAGGAAATCTCTTGGGAAGAAGCGCTGACGATCGCCACAGGCTGGCTCGATGGCGTGCGCCACGACGACCCGAAGAAGCTCGCCTTCTTCACCGGGCGTGACCAGTCGCAGTCGCTCACCGGCTTCTGGGCGCAGCAGTTCGGCACGCCGAACTATGCGGCGCATGGCGGCTTCTGCTCGGTCAACATGGCGGCTGGCGGCATCATGACCATCGGCGGCGCATTCTGGGAATTCGGCGCGCCCGACTGGGACAGGACCAAGCTTTTCGTGATGTTCGGGGTCGCGGAGGACCACGATTCCAACCCGATCAAGATGGGCATCGCCAAGGTCAAGAAGAACGGCGCGCGCTTCGTCTCGGTCAATCCCGTGCGCACTGGCTATTCGGCCGTCGCCGACAACTGGATAGGCATCCGCCCCGGCACGGACGGGCTGCTGATCCTCGCGGTCGTTCATGAACTGCTCAAAGCGCGGAAGATCGATGTCGATTACCTCGTCCGCTACTCCAACGCACCCTGGCTGGTCATCGATGCGCCGGGAACCGCCGAGCACGGCCTGTTCGCGCGCGATGCCGATGGCAAGCCGCTGATCTTTGAAACGGTCACCGAGCGCGCCGTACCTGTCGGCACGAAAGGCGCTCGCCCGGGATTGTCAGGCCGCCATGAACTGCCCGATGGGCGTTTTGCCGTGCCGTCCTTCCAGCTTCTGGCCGAAAAATATCTCGACCCGAAATATGCGCCTGAAGCGGCTTCCGTCGAAACCGGCGTGGCTGTCGATGTCATTCGCGGGCTTGCTGCAGAGATCGCCCGCGTTGCCTTCGATGAGGCGATCACCGTCGAGCAGCCCTGGACCGACGTGCACGGCGAACGCCATCATCACTTCGTCGGCAGGCCGGTGTCGTTCCATGCCATGCGCGGGCTTTCGGCCCATTCCAACGGTTTTCAGACGGCGCGGGCGCTGCACATGCTGCAGGTGCTGATCGGGGCGGTCGATTGTCCCGGTGCATTCCGCTTTGAGCCGCCTTATCCCAAGCCGTTGGAAGCGCACCCGACCCCGCATGGCAAGGCCGAGCATTTCGGCTCGGCCAAGCCGCTGTCGGGACCGCATCTGGGTTTCCCGCGCGGGCCGGAGGATCTGCTCATCGACGCCGAGGGCAAGCCGACCCGCATCGACAAGGCGTTTTCATGGGATGCGCCGATTTCCGCCCACGGCTTGATGCATATGGTCATCGCCAATGCCCATGCCGGCGATCCTTATCCGATCGATGTTCTGTTCCTCTACATGGCCAACATGGCCTGGAACTCCTCCATGAACACCGCCGGCGTCATGAAGATGCTGGAGGACAGGGACCCCGAGACCGGCGAATACCGCATCCCGAAGATCATCTATTCCGATGCCTACGCCTCGGAAATGGTCGCCTATGCCGATCTCGTATTGCCCGACACGACCTATCTGGAGCGGCATGACTGCATCTCGCTGCTCGACCGGCCGATCTCCGAACCCGACGCCGTGCAGGACGCCATCCGCTGGCCGGTGGTCGAGCCCGACCGTGATGTGCGCGGCTTCCAGAGCGTGTTGATCGATCTCGGATCGCGGCTGAAGCTGCCGGCCTTTGTCGATTCACGCGGCACGGCGATCTACAAGGATTATGCGGACTACATCGTGCGCCACGAGCGCCGTCCGGGCATCGGGCCGCTGGCCGGGTTTCGCGGCCTGAATGGCGACAAAGCAGGGCGTGGCGCAGCCAATCCCGACCAGTTGAAGCGCTATATCGAGAACGGCTCGTTCTTCTCTGCGCATATCCCGCTCGAGGCGCAGTTCTTCAAGCATGCGAACCAGGCCTATCAGGACTTTGCCGTGCGCATGGGCTTCTTCGACACGCCGCAGCCGGTGACGTTCCAGCTTTACAGCGAGCCGCTGCAGAAGTTCCGGCTATCGGCAGAGGGCCTGCGCGCGCCTTTTGCACCGGAAACGCATCGCCAGCGCATCCTGGATAGTTTTACGCCGCTGCCCGACTGGTATCGGCCTTTCGAGGAAGCGCTGGTCGACCGCGAGACCTATCCTTACCACGCCATCACGCAGCGGCCGGCGGCGATGTATCATTCCTGGGGTTCGATGAACGCCTGGCTGCGTCAGATTCACACCCGCAACCCGCTCTATGTGCCGGGGCCGATCTGCGACGAGCATGGCCTTGTCGACGGGGACTGGGTCTGGGTCATCTCGCATCACGGCCGCATCAAGGTCGAGATCGCGCGCATGGAGGCGGTCAATTCCTCGACGATCTGGACCTGGAACGCCATCGGTAAACGCAAGGGCGCCTGGGGGCTCGACGAGAATGCGCCGGAAGCCAAAAAAGGCTTCCTGATGAATCACTTGATCCACGAACTTCTACCGCCGAAGGGCGATGGTATGCGCTGGTCGAACTCCGATCCCGTCACCGGACAGGCGGCCTGGTACGACCTGCGCGTGCGCATCGAGAAGGCGGAACGGGCGCAGATCAGCGAGCCGCATTTTCCAGCCGTCGCCGAGCCGGGCAGGCCGCATGCCCATGTCGAAGAACTGCGCTACGGGCAGGAGTGGACGAAATGA
- a CDS encoding 4Fe-4S dicluster domain-containing protein — MTMLPAQSTPKKLGLVIDLDVCVGCHACVVSCKEWNTGGYGSALSDQDPYGADVSGAWLNRVHTFEVMPEGGEIVGEAGDARIVHFPKSCLHCEDAPCVTVCPTGASYKRSADGIVLVDEDKCIGCGLCAWACPYGAREMDVAAGVMKKCTLCIDRIYNETFEEVDRVPSCVRTCPANARHFGDLADPHSDVSIMVAQRRGMDLMPEQGTRPVNKYLPPRPRKSLADSARGLPLAENTEGAKGFFAWLDGMLDRI; from the coding sequence ATGACCATGCTGCCCGCCCAATCGACGCCGAAGAAGCTCGGGCTCGTCATCGACCTCGATGTCTGCGTCGGCTGCCATGCCTGCGTCGTCAGCTGCAAGGAATGGAACACCGGCGGCTACGGCTCGGCCCTGTCCGATCAGGACCCATACGGTGCCGACGTTTCCGGCGCGTGGCTGAACCGCGTCCACACATTCGAAGTGATGCCGGAAGGCGGTGAGATCGTCGGCGAGGCGGGTGATGCGCGCATCGTGCATTTCCCGAAATCCTGCCTGCATTGCGAGGATGCGCCCTGCGTCACCGTGTGCCCCACCGGCGCGTCCTACAAACGGTCAGCCGACGGCATCGTGCTGGTCGACGAGGACAAGTGCATCGGCTGCGGGCTATGCGCCTGGGCGTGCCCCTATGGCGCACGCGAGATGGACGTTGCTGCCGGCGTGATGAAGAAATGCACGCTCTGCATCGACCGCATCTACAACGAGACCTTCGAGGAAGTGGACCGCGTGCCGTCCTGCGTGCGCACATGCCCGGCCAATGCCCGGCATTTCGGCGATCTTGCCGACCCGCACTCCGATGTTTCGATTATGGTTGCGCAGCGCCGCGGCATGGATCTGATGCCGGAGCAGGGCACGCGGCCGGTCAACAAATACCTGCCGCCGCGCCCGCGAAAATCCCTTGCCGACAGCGCGCGGGGTTTGCCGCTGGCGGAAAACACCGAAGGCGCGAAGGGTTTTTTCGCCTGGCTCGACGGCATGCTGGATCGTATCTAA
- a CDS encoding DmsC/YnfH family molybdoenzyme membrane anchor subunit yields the protein MHPAPSIILFTTLSGLGYGLAAVLGLGLLDPAAIATKLAHVLALALIGGGLLSSTLHLGNPQRAWRALSQWRSSWLSREGVMAILTFLPLVFSTWMAIFENRYLLLPGLLGTVLCLVTVYCTGMIYASLKSVQTWHTPLTPLCYLLFAVAGGFVLAGFLAFCGSGGTVLVPILAIVSLIAAWAVKALWRDHMKRLVPLSTPESATGLGSIGHVRLFERPHVTENYLTREMGFKVARKHAGKLWLVALIAGGLIPALLFLGLLLTGAENGLFPAFIAALAIVIHALGMLTERWLFFAEARHAVMNYYGG from the coding sequence ATGCATCCGGCTCCCTCGATCATCCTCTTCACGACCTTGTCCGGCCTCGGCTACGGCCTTGCCGCCGTTCTCGGCCTCGGCTTGCTCGATCCTGCTGCAATCGCGACGAAATTGGCCCATGTGCTGGCGCTGGCCTTGATCGGCGGCGGGCTTCTGTCCTCGACGCTGCATCTCGGCAATCCGCAGCGCGCCTGGCGGGCGCTGTCGCAATGGCGGTCTAGCTGGCTGTCGCGGGAAGGCGTCATGGCGATCCTCACCTTCCTGCCGCTTGTGTTCTCGACGTGGATGGCAATCTTCGAAAACCGCTATCTGCTGCTTCCCGGCCTGCTTGGCACGGTGCTCTGCCTCGTCACCGTTTATTGCACCGGCATGATCTATGCCTCGCTGAAATCCGTGCAGACCTGGCACACGCCGCTGACGCCGCTCTGCTATCTGCTGTTTGCTGTTGCCGGCGGCTTTGTCCTTGCGGGGTTTCTCGCCTTCTGCGGCAGCGGCGGGACCGTTCTCGTTCCGATCCTGGCTATCGTCTCTCTTATCGCAGCCTGGGCGGTGAAGGCGCTGTGGCGCGACCACATGAAAAGGCTGGTGCCGCTGTCGACGCCCGAAAGTGCGACCGGTCTGGGCAGTATCGGCCATGTGCGCCTGTTCGAGCGGCCGCATGTCACCGAAAACTATCTGACGCGGGAAATGGGCTTCAAGGTCGCGCGCAAGCATGCAGGCAAGCTTTGGCTTGTCGCCCTGATTGCGGGCGGATTAATTCCGGCCTTGCTGTTTCTTGGCCTGTTGTTGACTGGTGCGGAAAACGGGCTGTTTCCCGCCTTCATCGCCGCGCTTGCCATTGTGATTCACGCGCTTGGCATGCTGACGGAGCGCTGGCTGTTCTTCGCGGAAGCCCGGCATGCGGTGATGAATTACTACGGCGGTTGA